A genomic window from Anaerolineales bacterium includes:
- a CDS encoding Type 1 glutamine amidotransferase-like domain-containing protein, translated as MSDGGCLALVGSGEFLEPMRPVDRQLLERCGGSRVVVLPTASAPDRAGVPQRWMDLGVAHFRALGAQAEGVLALRREDCDLAEYADAVGQANLVYFSGGKPDYLFQTLERTALWQAALRVLAGGGVLAGCSAGAMILGSHIPDVDSFPRLVRWGPGFGLVPEALVIPHFDEIPSALASLAYRLRPRGSYLIGVEGGTALVGKDRGWQVLGSGAVTVRRGQRAERIGPGQSVELP; from the coding sequence ATGAGTGACGGCGGATGCCTGGCACTGGTGGGGAGCGGGGAGTTCCTCGAGCCGATGAGGCCGGTCGACCGACAGCTGCTCGAGCGCTGCGGGGGTTCGCGGGTCGTCGTCCTGCCGACGGCGTCGGCTCCCGATCGTGCGGGAGTGCCGCAGCGCTGGATGGACCTGGGTGTGGCCCACTTTCGTGCCCTGGGCGCACAGGCGGAGGGTGTGCTCGCCTTGAGGCGGGAAGACTGCGATCTGGCCGAGTACGCCGATGCCGTGGGCCAGGCGAACCTGGTGTACTTCTCCGGCGGGAAGCCAGACTACCTATTCCAGACGCTTGAGCGCACGGCGCTGTGGCAGGCTGCCCTCCGCGTCCTGGCCGGCGGCGGCGTGCTGGCAGGATGCTCGGCGGGCGCCATGATTCTGGGTAGTCATATCCCGGATGTCGACAGCTTCCCGCGCCTTGTGCGTTGGGGCCCGGGCTTCGGCCTGGTCCCCGAGGCTCTGGTCATCCCCCACTTCGACGAGATCCCGTCAGCCCTGGCGTCGCTCGCTTACCGACTGCGCCCTCGTGGCTCGTACCTGATCGGCGTCGAGGGCGGGACGGCACTGGTGGGGAAGGACAGAGGCTGGCAGGTGCTGGGCTCGGGCGCCGTGACCGTTCGGCGCGGACAGCGCGCCGAACGGATTGGCCCGGGCCAGTCCGTCGAACTACCTTGA